A region of Vitis vinifera cultivar Pinot Noir 40024 chromosome 15, ASM3070453v1 DNA encodes the following proteins:
- the LOC100250204 gene encoding uncharacterized protein LOC100250204, whose product MNEPRRPGRTNLASCIVATVFLVLAVAVIVIVYLCVFKPKDPKIAVHAMRFPTFSISNGTVDFTFSQYVAVKNPNRDAFTHYDSSVQLVYSGSEVGFMFIPAGKIDAGRTQYMLATFAVKSFPVTQAPLSGVTALNDGVGGVGMGMEPTMEIESRMKLVGRVRVLWFFTHTVDSRVSCSVAIEVSNGSVLGFHC is encoded by the coding sequence atgaatgaaccTCGGCGACCAGGCCGTACGAACCTAGCTTCATGTATAGTGGCTACGGTCTTCTTAGTCCTCGCCGTCGCAGTTATTGTCATCGTTTACCTCTGCGTCTTCAAGCCTAAAGATCCAAAGATCGCCGTCCACGCCATGAGGTTCCCGACGTTCTCAATCTCCAACGGCACTGTCGACTTCACCTTCTCTCAGTACGTGGCTGTCAAGAACCCTAACCGCGATGCCTTCACTCACTATGACAGCTCAGTCCAGCTCGTCTACTCCGGCAGCGAGGTAGGGTTCATGTTCATTCCGGCCGGCAAGATTGATGCCGGGAGGACGCAGTACATGTTGGCAACGTTCGCCGTGAAGTCGTTTCCGGTGACGCAGGCGCCGTTGAGTGGGGTGACGGCGTTGAATGATGGAGTGGGTGGGGTGGGCATGGGAATGGAGCCCACGATGGAGATCGAGTCAAGGATGAAGCTTGTGGGTAGGGTTAGGGTATTGTGGTTCTTCACACATACAGTTGATAGCAGAGTGAGCTGCAGCGTTGCCATTGAAGTGAGTAACGGCTCTGTACTTGGATTTCATTGCTGA
- the LOC100255375 gene encoding phosphatidylinositol 4-kinase gamma 4, with product MSSAALVLASINSEAIFSHNHFHTQPGLFSNESILIYLAFSGSMIPMRVMGSDSIEAVKLRIQNCGGFVKKQKLVCGGRELARSDTLVRDYGVSDGNVFHLVLKLSDLQIINVRTAYGEEFTFHVERSRDVGYVKQQVAKKGKGLVDVEDQEIVCDGKRVEDQRLIDDICEHSDAVLHLLVRKSAKISCRPVRKNFKLSVVTAELNEKKDYDGVDGERGCVSKDIVPRKPHNKDDWLEPIIVNQKVELSPVMRSLINSTSNGLDAGNYPLRSSEGTGGVYLMPDVSGNRYISVFKPMDEEPMAVNNPRGLPISTNGEGLKGGTRVGEGAFREVAAYILDHPRSGHRSFSSNEKGFAGVPPTTMVKCLHKAFNHTGDVMVKIGSLQSFMENNGSCEDIGPAGFPVEEVHKITVLDIRLANADRHAGNILMSKDDDGRTLLIPIDHGYCLPESFEDCTFEWLYWPQARVPYSAATIRYIQSLDAEEDIALLQFHGWDLPLECARILRISTMLLKKGAELGLTPFAIGSVMCRETLNTKSMIEEIVLEAQASMLPDFSDASFLESVSQIMDRRLSEISE from the exons ATGTCATCTGCGGCTCTTGTACTTGCCTCAATTAACAGTGAGGCAATATTTTCTCACAACCATTTTCACACCCAACCCGGATTGTTTTCAAACGAATCAATTCTGATTTATCTGGCGTTTTCGGGTTCAATGATTCCAATGCGTGTAATGGGGTCTGATTCAATTGAGGCTGTGAAACTTAGGATCCAAAATTGTGGAGGGTTTGTGAAGAAACAGAAATTGGTTTGTGGGGGCAGAGAATTGGCAAGGAGCGATACTCTTGTCCGAGACTATGGGGTTTCAGATGGGAATGTTTTTCATTTGGTTCTCAAGCTCTCTGATCTGCAAATCATCAATGTTAGGACTGCATATGGAGAAGAGTTTACTTTCCATGTTGAGAGGTCCAGGGATGTGGGGTATGTTAAGCAGCAGGTTGCTAAGAAGGGGAAAGGTTTGGTCGATGTTGAAGATCAAGAAATTGTGTGTGATGGCAAGCGGGTTGAGGACCAAAGACTTATTGATGATATATGTGAGCACAGTGATGCAGTGCTTCACTTGTTGGTTCGGAAATCTGCCAAAATTAGCTGCAGGCCTGTTAGAAAGAATTTCAAATTGTCTGTTGTGACAGCAGAGCTGAATGAGAAGAAAGATTATGATGGAGTGGATGGAGAACGCGGCTGTGTTTCTAAGGATATTGTGCCGCGAAAGCCTCACAACAAAGATGATTGGTTGGAGCCCATTATTGTTAATCAAAAGGTTGAATTATCTCCAGTGATGAGGAGTTTGATTAACTCTACTTCTAATGGGCTCGATGCAGGGAACTATCCATTGAGGTCTTCAGAGGGTACTGGGGGAGTTTACTTGATGCCCGATGTGTCAGGGAACCGGTATATTTCTGTTTTTAAGCCGATGGATGAAGAGCCCATGGCTGTGAACAACCCTAGAGGACTCCCCATTTCAACAAATGGTGAAGGCCTCAAAGGAGGCACAAGAGTTGGAGAAGGAGCATTTAGGGAAGTTGCAGCTTACattttggatcacccaaggagcGGGCATCGCTCATTTTCTAGCAATGAGAAGGGGTTTGCTGGGGTTCCTCCCACAACAATGGTTAAGTGCTTGCATAAAGCATTTAACCATACTGGGGATGTAATGGTCAAGATTGGTTCCTTACAGAGCTTCATGGAGAACAATGGAAGCTGTGAGGATATTGGTCCTGCAGGTTTTCCGGTGGAGGAGGTACATAAGATCACCGTCTTGGATATTAGATTGGCTAATGCGGACAGGCATGCTGGAAATATTTTGATGAGCAAAGATGATGATGGCCGGACTCTATTAATCCCAATTGATCATGGCTACTGCTTACCAGAGTCG TTTGAGGACTGTACCTTTGAATGGCTTTACTGGCCTCAAGCTCGGGTGCCTTACAGTGCTGCCACCATCCGCTACATTCAATCACTCGACGCTGAGGAAGATATTGCCCTCTTGCAGTTCCATGGCTGGGATCTGCCGCTTGAATGTGCCCGCATACTTCGTATCTCTACCATGCTTCTGAAGAAAGGAGCAGAGCTGGGGCTCACACCCTTCGCCATTGGAAGCGTCATGTGCCGGGAAACCTTGAATACAAAATCAATGATTGAGGAGATTGTCCTTGAAGCTCAGGCATCCATGCTCCCAGATTTCAGTGACGCTTCATTCCTTGAATCTGTATCACAGATCATGGATCGACGACTTAGTGAAATCTCAGAATGA
- the LOC100260453 gene encoding uncharacterized protein LOC100260453, whose product MGSFVISSTFRAFNFKSSPSFFRPRSSVVSLSLSNPKNPSPKRSNNSSVINPFVVFHTIRGLASRGFGFREEFNGEYYQNGAFGVALLSLTTNAKVRFSPFLATLAANSTFVSGVFAWVVAQSVKVVLNFFVERKWDLRIMFASGGMPSSHTALCTALTTSVALCHGVADSLFPVCLGFSLIVMYDATGVRRHAGMQAEVLNMIVEDLFKGHPISQRKLKEILGHTPSQVLAGAVLGIVIACICCQGCLVAT is encoded by the exons ATGGGTTCTTTCGTAATTAGCTCGACTTTCAGGGCATTTAACTTCAAATCTTCACCTTCCTTTTTCAGACCCAGAAGTTCTGTagtctctctctcgctctcaaATCCCAAGAACCCCAGTCCAAAACGGAGTAATAACAGTTCAGTCATAAACCCTTTTGTAGTTTTTCACACCATTAGAGGCTTGGCTTCGAGGGGATTCGGGTTTAGGGAGGAGTTCAATGGCGAGTACTATCAAAACGGTGCGTTTGGTGTGGCACTACTGAGCTTGACGACTAATGCGAAGGTGCGGTTCAGCCCCTTTTTGGCGACGCTGGCGGCGAACTCCACTTTTGTTTCGGGGGTTTTCGCATGGGTTGTGGCGCAATCGGTGAAAGTGGTATTGAATTTCTTTGTAGAGAGGAAATGGGATTTGAGGATTATGTTTGCTTCTGGGGGGATGCCGTCGTCGCACACGGCGCTGTGCACGGCGCTGACTACGTCGGTGGCGCTGTGTCACGGCGTGGCGGACTCGCTTTTTCCGGTTTGTTTGGGATTTAGCCTCATTGTGATGTATGACGCGACTGGAGTGAGGAGGCATGCTGGAATGCAGGCTGAG GTACTCAACATGATCGTTGAGGACTTGTTTAAAGGGCATCCCATCAGTCAAAGAAAGCTCAAGGAAATTCTTGGCCACACTCCATCGCAGGTTCTCGCTGGAGCTGTGCTGGGCATCGTGATTGCATGTATCTGCTGTCAAGGTTGCTTAGTTGCAACCTAA
- the LOC100265671 gene encoding probable sugar phosphate/phosphate translocator At3g14410: MADREKKFLSEGTITYAYILLYIALSSGQIFFNKWVLSSKEINFPYPLGLTLLHMVFSSVLCFILTRAFKVLKVEEGMTLELYTTSVIPIGATFAMTLWLGNTAYLYISVAFAQMLKAIMPVAVFILGVAAGLEIMSCRMLLIMSVISFGVLVASYGEIDINWVGVVYQMGGVVAEALRLIFMEILVKRKGLKLNPVSVMYYVSPCSALCLFIPWIFLEKPKMDAQGTWNFPPVVLALNSLCTFALNLSVFLVISHTSALTIRVAGVVKDWVVVLLSAVLFADTKLTIINLFGYGVAIAGVAAYNNSKLKKEASRNTSGEPQHLESIRMVSPSAPNK; this comes from the exons ATGGCGGATCGAGAGAAGAAATTCTTGAGTGAAGGAACGATAACCTACGCTTACATTCTTCTATACATAGCTCTCTCAAGTGGTCAGATCTTCTTCAACAAG TGGGTTTTGTcatcaaaggaaataaatttcCCCTACCCACTTGGACTGACTCTGCTTCACATGGTCTTCTCCTCTGTATTGTGCTTTATTCTCACCAGAGCTTTCAAG GTTTTGAAGGTTGAGGAAGGCATGACTCTAGAACT ATATACTACATCTGTGATCCCTATTGGTGCAACATTTGCAATGACTCTTTGGCTGGGAAACACTGCTTACCTGTATATTTCTGTTGCATTTGCACAAATGTTGAAGGCAATTA TGCCAGTAGCTGTGTTCATTCTCGGAGTAGCAGCCGGCCTTGAAATTATGAGCTGCAGAATGCTCTTAATAATGTCAGTGATCAGTTTTGGAGTTCTAGTGGCTTCTTATGGGGAAATAGATATCAACTGGGTCGGAGTTGTTTACCAAATGGGTGGTGTTGTTGCAGAAGCTTTAAGGCTTATCTTCATGGAGATTCTGGTCAAACGGAAGGGTCTTAAATTGAACCCTGTATCTGTCATGTACTATGTTAGTCCCTGCAG TGCTCTTTGTCTTTTCATTCCATGGATCTTTCTAGAGAAGCCAAAGATGGATGCTCAAGGGACATGGAATTTTCCACCTGTCGTGCTAGCGCTCAACTCACTCTGTACTTTTGCACTCAATCTCTCAGTTTTCCTTGTGATCTCCCATACCAGTGCTCTAACCATTCGTGTTGCTGGAGTTGTAAAGGATTGGGTTGTTGTCTTACTGTCAGCAGTTCTGTTTGCAGACACAAAACTGACAATTATAAATCTGTTTGGTTATGGAGTTG CCATTGCAGGTGTGGCGGCATACAATAACAGCAAGTTGAAAAAGGAAGCTTCACGAAACACATCTGGTGAGCCTCAACATTTGGAATCTATACGAATGGTTTCACCATCGGCTCCTAACAAGTGA